The following coding sequences lie in one Photobacterium sp. CCB-ST2H9 genomic window:
- a CDS encoding DUF4145 domain-containing protein: protein MFIATSFSLIFLSLACTHIFVETVEIDAITIVLMVLAALPWVFPYLKSLELPGGIKVEMKNVLKKVEQASAEIDGAVPSNGFQGVDASLAFIAQRVEIEKIVRRYQPDLPSSRFALTARLTKLAKQNILQQHLADALLEIVKLGNLASQGQFVQTDEAELILMRSGPLLGKLEQTLSQAITEEAALVD from the coding sequence ATGTTTATTGCCACCAGTTTTTCTCTGATCTTTCTTTCGCTCGCCTGTACCCATATTTTTGTCGAAACAGTAGAGATTGACGCAATTACAATTGTCCTGATGGTGTTAGCAGCATTGCCCTGGGTTTTTCCTTATCTCAAGTCACTGGAATTACCGGGCGGCATTAAAGTTGAAATGAAAAATGTCCTGAAAAAAGTTGAACAGGCTTCCGCAGAAATTGATGGCGCCGTCCCGAGCAATGGATTTCAGGGCGTTGACGCTTCACTTGCTTTTATTGCCCAGCGGGTAGAAATTGAAAAAATTGTTCGCCGGTATCAACCGGATTTACCCTCATCCCGTTTCGCGCTGACGGCCCGATTGACCAAGCTGGCAAAACAGAACATCCTTCAGCAACATCTGGCTGATGCACTCCTTGAAATCGTCAAACTGGGAAACCTTGCCTCGCAGGGACAGTTTGTCCAGACCGATGAAGCTGAGCTGATCCTGATGCGTTCTGGGCCTTTACTGGGCAAGCTGGAACAGACGCTCAGCCAGGCAATAACAGAAGAAGCCGCTCTGGTTGACTGA
- a CDS encoding GNAT family N-acetyltransferase, translated as MENLEETIRYCKLDDLDNLLQLYRELRPNDPEFSGQLAHNCWQALLSQTHTRIIVADIDGQLASSCQLGVIPTLTNGGKPFGVIEHVITAEAFRRRGLSRKVLEHALSLAWEMGCYKVMLLSGESRHAAHQLYENIGFQSGIERGFVIKPS; from the coding sequence ATGGAAAACCTTGAGGAAACGATTCGCTACTGTAAATTGGATGATTTGGACAACCTGCTTCAGCTGTATCGAGAACTACGGCCGAATGATCCTGAATTTTCCGGCCAACTTGCACACAATTGCTGGCAAGCGTTGCTGAGTCAGACGCACACCAGAATTATCGTCGCCGACATCGATGGCCAGCTCGCCTCAAGCTGTCAGTTAGGGGTGATTCCGACACTGACCAATGGCGGAAAGCCATTTGGGGTGATTGAACATGTCATTACGGCAGAAGCATTCCGACGTCGGGGACTCAGCCGGAAGGTCCTCGAACATGCCCTGTCGCTCGCCTGGGAAATGGGATGCTACAAAGTCATGCTGCTGTCTGGCGAATCACGACACGCCGCCCACCAACTGTACGAAAACATCGGGTTTCAATCTGGGATTGAACGCGGCTTTGTGATCAAACCAAGCTGA
- a CDS encoding AraC family transcriptional regulator has protein sequence MSVTSPEKNSPNYARKRIVMTRLSQDSQSADRILSDNRQPNETLLQGKFQYSQFRSGLIVQAGTFRELADADVLSNAGPCVCITLLLSGRIRFGYDGMDNVLDASDGVKALAVNLARQCAFRRHIVASAQEQEIRKINLLVNPEWFDKNSIPLPESVRQFLQTHLASWRWQPDQDMLKLCEEILTSDQAEDPWMHQLMLESRGQLILMQLCRQLVNCSPAQFQHVADAMHHIPDQLSAVVAYLEAHLHHDVRLQEVASATAMSVSVLQRRFRTGLGCTVFDYVRNRRLEKARDMMQLENVSVSEAAYLCGYNHPSNFITAFKRKFGITPGEC, from the coding sequence ATGAGCGTGACCAGTCCAGAGAAGAACTCACCGAACTATGCCAGAAAGCGTATTGTGATGACCCGGTTGAGTCAGGACAGCCAGAGTGCCGATCGCATTCTGTCGGACAATCGTCAGCCCAACGAAACGCTGCTGCAGGGGAAGTTTCAATATAGTCAGTTTCGCAGCGGATTGATTGTCCAGGCCGGCACTTTTCGTGAGCTGGCTGATGCAGATGTGCTGTCGAATGCCGGTCCCTGCGTGTGTATTACGCTGTTACTGTCGGGGCGGATTCGTTTTGGTTATGACGGCATGGACAATGTGCTGGATGCCAGTGATGGTGTGAAAGCGCTCGCGGTGAATCTGGCCCGTCAGTGTGCATTCAGACGACACATTGTTGCCAGTGCGCAGGAGCAGGAGATCAGAAAGATCAATCTGCTGGTGAATCCGGAATGGTTTGATAAAAACAGTATCCCTCTGCCTGAATCTGTCCGTCAGTTTTTGCAGACCCATCTGGCCAGCTGGCGGTGGCAGCCGGATCAAGACATGCTGAAGCTCTGTGAAGAGATACTGACTTCAGATCAGGCTGAAGATCCCTGGATGCATCAGTTGATGCTGGAATCCCGAGGGCAGCTGATTCTGATGCAGCTGTGCCGGCAACTGGTGAATTGCTCACCGGCACAGTTTCAGCATGTTGCTGATGCGATGCATCATATCCCGGATCAGTTGTCGGCTGTGGTGGCGTATTTAGAAGCGCACTTGCATCATGACGTACGCTTACAGGAGGTTGCATCAGCGACGGCGATGAGTGTCAGCGTGCTGCAACGCCGATTCCGGACGGGATTAGGGTGTACGGTATTTGATTATGTGCGTAACCGGCGTCTGGAAAAAGCGAGAGATATGATGCAGCTGGAAAATGTCTCGGTCAGTGAAGCGGCCTATTTATGCGGATATAATCATCCGTCGAACTTTATTACAGCATTTAAGCGAAAATTTGGTATCACGCCGGGGGAATGCTGA
- a CDS encoding DUF2937 family protein has product MIGKLLDKLIFGAALLLALQLPLLTDHYQQYLSGLYESTQWQVNGFQTTAHRFGYASVEAMIERHLTNEEPSVRADANQKLATLARYQELQAGMTIFRQGNLISKTIYMFHPARLHDLEKTLTNFKPGIPFTLSGIAFGVIAALLANLILTLPFFLLARRRRQKQFAARSPVQRVKHT; this is encoded by the coding sequence GTGATTGGAAAGCTACTCGACAAACTGATTTTTGGCGCTGCATTACTTCTCGCACTTCAGCTGCCCCTGCTTACCGATCATTATCAGCAGTATCTTTCCGGACTCTATGAATCAACCCAATGGCAGGTGAATGGCTTTCAGACCACAGCTCACCGATTCGGCTATGCCAGCGTAGAGGCCATGATAGAAAGGCATCTGACCAATGAAGAACCCAGTGTCCGGGCCGATGCCAATCAAAAATTGGCGACCCTCGCCCGATATCAGGAGCTGCAAGCCGGCATGACAATTTTCCGGCAAGGCAACCTGATTTCAAAAACGATTTATATGTTCCATCCAGCCCGGCTCCATGATCTCGAAAAAACACTGACCAACTTCAAACCCGGCATCCCCTTTACACTCAGCGGGATTGCGTTTGGTGTCATCGCAGCTTTGCTGGCGAACCTCATCCTCACGCTGCCATTTTTCCTGCTGGCCAGGCGCCGCAGGCAAAAACAATTTGCTGCCAGATCACCAGTTCAACGCGTCAAACACACGTGA
- a CDS encoding DUF2235 domain-containing protein — protein sequence MAFDHKQPIRYVNARFQPLEDYSDINKQPAQVLEKTEEPTADFECNVLIYCPPDQLSSLQTGFWTLKHSAEEKSIIQWETSSTPEGHAVLTAQCFQQEEKHLLHEGFQHAGSPKVFEIQPQPKGKGVMNAEFIPVKLAVQLDEYLGWATAGYFYHFVDNKLYQECKIIGEDRWSFYFTRSGATTLTDELVSEHRFSSLLLPYQVEGQPVTGQYILFRQKKLTDDEFKQISQDWLEEHAIAIDLESAIACRSQTLYERQCNVEEPTHAPIYHQVQLNKDTGEREQWPDIAQQYGLTAKQLLALNLDYHDNPLALKVGDSLLVTPATAYYQPDYPAPLTEFEPGKAYPLGDIWGVYQDNLMPWLKNIRESSQLFDRTPVINTFRIKKRVLRIGVFFDGTGQNKENDRYKETYGNKSRSNIGRLFDAYPEEPGKIAKIYVSGVGTVDGAFLEPSKIDDGKDEANIGQALGVSVFDTTGAFGKWQSLLYQLTNIIKEIGPKKYQEITHVEFDVFGFSRGAALARHFVNAALKGLPDYTRRRRGRDNLGILPNLLGKEDEIIFTSREGYHLDTTRQTCVRFVGLFDTVGSFYWPGNADEGNFDLTLKPDCAERVVQLCAHHEYRVNFPLTMLKSHGKLPKNFYEEIFPGAHSDVGGGYSSIQQYDKKGLDERYGFPIETTYNRVRIKSHSLVGMKIQTGNGTKTVSENPDSKLIPHLEFIRAEQELAWKQHCMTTYQQHGVVAREDSVLYYYALQPINNALSGLTQARMKQQAELAGIKWVDEVLVHPEDFEEDSHIQQLWQKLSVQPLGTIVPKHWAEEVSQFGHLWIHRPHDALINPGCVTFMEWLVSKPNRDAKDNIVREKFENS from the coding sequence ATGGCATTTGATCATAAGCAACCGATAAGATATGTGAACGCAAGGTTTCAACCGCTGGAAGATTACAGCGACATCAACAAACAGCCTGCTCAGGTACTTGAAAAGACCGAGGAGCCAACGGCTGACTTTGAATGCAATGTTCTCATTTACTGCCCCCCGGACCAGCTTAGCTCGTTACAAACTGGTTTTTGGACGCTGAAACATTCGGCGGAAGAAAAATCGATCATTCAATGGGAAACTTCTTCAACGCCGGAGGGACATGCGGTATTGACTGCACAATGCTTCCAGCAAGAAGAGAAGCACCTGCTGCATGAAGGTTTTCAGCATGCAGGCTCGCCAAAAGTATTTGAAATTCAGCCTCAGCCGAAAGGCAAAGGAGTGATGAATGCCGAATTTATTCCGGTGAAACTTGCTGTCCAGCTTGATGAGTACTTAGGCTGGGCAACGGCGGGTTATTTCTATCACTTTGTTGACAACAAGTTATATCAGGAATGCAAAATCATCGGTGAAGACCGATGGAGTTTTTATTTCACCCGCTCAGGTGCAACCACATTGACTGATGAACTGGTCTCTGAGCACCGTTTCTCGAGTCTGCTGCTGCCTTATCAGGTTGAAGGTCAGCCTGTTACCGGACAGTACATTTTATTTCGCCAGAAAAAACTGACCGATGATGAATTTAAACAAATCTCACAAGACTGGCTTGAAGAGCATGCCATTGCAATCGATCTGGAGAGCGCTATTGCCTGCCGCAGTCAAACATTGTACGAACGTCAATGCAATGTTGAAGAGCCTACACACGCCCCCATTTACCATCAAGTTCAATTGAACAAGGACACCGGAGAGCGTGAACAGTGGCCGGATATTGCGCAACAATATGGCCTGACAGCCAAACAATTACTTGCTCTGAATCTTGATTATCATGACAATCCTTTAGCGCTGAAAGTGGGCGATAGTTTATTGGTAACGCCTGCGACCGCATATTATCAGCCGGATTATCCGGCGCCTCTCACAGAGTTTGAACCCGGCAAGGCCTATCCGCTGGGTGATATCTGGGGAGTCTATCAAGACAACCTCATGCCATGGTTGAAGAATATTCGTGAAAGTTCTCAACTTTTTGATCGCACGCCTGTCATCAATACATTTCGGATAAAAAAACGAGTGTTGCGCATTGGCGTGTTTTTTGATGGAACCGGTCAGAATAAAGAAAATGACCGATATAAAGAGACCTATGGCAATAAATCCCGCTCTAATATTGGCAGATTATTTGATGCTTACCCGGAAGAACCCGGGAAGATTGCGAAAATTTATGTGTCCGGGGTGGGAACTGTAGATGGTGCGTTCCTAGAGCCGAGTAAAATAGATGATGGGAAAGATGAAGCTAACATTGGCCAGGCATTAGGGGTCAGTGTCTTTGATACCACCGGCGCGTTTGGGAAGTGGCAGAGCTTACTTTATCAACTAACTAATATAATCAAAGAAATTGGCCCGAAGAAATACCAAGAAATCACCCATGTCGAATTTGATGTCTTTGGATTCAGCCGGGGGGCTGCTTTGGCCCGGCATTTTGTTAATGCTGCCTTGAAAGGTTTACCCGATTACACCCGTCGGCGCAGGGGGAGAGATAATCTGGGAATTCTCCCTAATTTGCTGGGTAAAGAAGATGAAATAATCTTCACTTCTAGAGAAGGGTATCATTTAGATACAACCCGGCAAACCTGCGTTCGGTTTGTTGGCCTGTTCGACACCGTGGGTTCTTTCTACTGGCCCGGAAATGCCGATGAAGGCAACTTCGACCTTACACTGAAGCCGGATTGTGCTGAACGCGTGGTACAGTTGTGTGCCCATCACGAGTATCGCGTGAACTTTCCGTTAACGATGCTGAAATCTCATGGCAAACTCCCTAAAAACTTTTACGAAGAAATCTTTCCCGGCGCCCACTCTGATGTTGGTGGCGGATATTCTTCAATTCAGCAATATGATAAAAAAGGCCTAGATGAGCGATATGGTTTTCCAATTGAAACGACATATAACCGGGTACGGATCAAGTCTCACTCCTTAGTGGGGATGAAGATCCAAACGGGCAATGGAACAAAAACGGTATCTGAAAATCCCGACAGCAAGCTCATTCCCCATCTTGAATTCATTCGGGCTGAGCAGGAGTTGGCTTGGAAGCAGCACTGTATGACAACCTACCAACAGCATGGCGTAGTTGCACGAGAGGATTCGGTGCTGTATTACTACGCGCTTCAGCCCATAAATAATGCATTATCCGGTTTAACCCAGGCTCGGATGAAACAACAAGCAGAGCTTGCAGGGATAAAGTGGGTTGATGAAGTATTAGTCCATCCCGAAGACTTTGAAGAAGATTCACATATTCAGCAGTTGTGGCAAAAATTATCGGTACAGCCGTTAGGAACGATTGTACCCAAACATTGGGCTGAGGAGGTCAGCCAGTTTGGTCATTTATGGATTCACCGGCCCCATGATGCTCTCATTAACCCGGGTTGTGTTACCTTCATGGAGTGGTTGGTGAGTAAACCTAACCGAGATGCAAAAGATAATATCGTGAGGGAAAAATTTGAAAACAGTTAA
- a CDS encoding GFA family protein, protein MYQGSCLCGGVQLSISGKISDIIHCHCSLCRKSTGSAFATNGFVNLEDFTITQGQDLLNSFELRSGRKRYFCRHCASPVYSSNAADPARIRLRLGILDSDITERPISHNFVTSKANWDSLGIDLPQYEAHEPGRK, encoded by the coding sequence ATGTATCAAGGAAGCTGCCTCTGCGGTGGTGTTCAGCTGTCAATCTCCGGAAAAATCAGTGACATCATCCACTGCCACTGTTCTTTGTGCAGAAAGTCGACCGGCTCTGCATTCGCCACCAATGGCTTTGTGAACCTTGAAGATTTCACCATCACCCAGGGACAGGACTTACTGAATTCTTTTGAATTACGTTCCGGCAGAAAGCGCTATTTCTGCCGTCATTGTGCGTCTCCGGTTTACAGCTCTAATGCCGCCGATCCGGCCCGAATCCGGCTCAGACTGGGCATTCTTGACAGCGATATCACCGAACGGCCCATCTCCCATAATTTTGTGACCTCGAAAGCCAACTGGGATAGTCTGGGGATCGACCTCCCTCAGTACGAAGCACATGAACCGGGCCGGAAATAA
- a CDS encoding DUF6500 family protein yields MRESLRQKIIQVCKKKMAQKGDNVGVSFYAFFANKNDDPELLMEAATWWIQTHQLDHFEKARKIIEMVESQ; encoded by the coding sequence ATGCGCGAATCATTACGACAAAAAATCATTCAGGTCTGCAAAAAGAAAATGGCTCAGAAAGGCGACAATGTCGGCGTATCTTTCTACGCCTTCTTTGCCAACAAAAACGATGATCCGGAACTACTGATGGAAGCCGCTACCTGGTGGATTCAGACCCACCAGCTGGACCACTTTGAAAAAGCCAGAAAAATTATTGAGATGGTCGAAAGTCAGTAA
- a CDS encoding nucleoside deaminase has protein sequence MIPLLTKDSLSIDSQNHEAALRAIAHMPTRSLPVLMDSDYTQQLSDADFMRIAVLLAEKSYLEGGCPIGAVIIDNETRQIVGKGHNTLVQEDHPYNHGETSAIRDAGRIDFSKTTLFTSLSPCDVCATLLYMRGFARVVVGDVTNAAGNEGMLLAKGLQVNILEDQTGIELYARFRKEKPAQDLEDWKGLSAVRQEDAC, from the coding sequence ATGATCCCTTTACTCACGAAAGACTCGCTCAGCATCGACTCGCAGAACCATGAAGCGGCACTCAGAGCCATCGCCCATATGCCAACCCGCAGCCTGCCTGTATTGATGGACAGCGACTACACGCAACAACTGTCTGATGCCGATTTCATGCGCATTGCTGTTCTGCTGGCGGAAAAAAGTTACCTCGAAGGTGGTTGTCCGATTGGTGCCGTGATCATCGACAATGAAACCCGGCAAATTGTCGGAAAAGGCCACAATACCCTGGTTCAGGAAGATCACCCTTATAACCATGGTGAAACCTCTGCCATCCGGGATGCCGGCCGGATTGATTTCAGCAAAACAACGCTGTTTACCAGCCTGAGTCCGTGCGACGTTTGCGCGACCCTGTTATACATGCGCGGCTTTGCCCGGGTGGTTGTCGGCGATGTGACGAATGCAGCGGGTAACGAAGGGATGCTGCTCGCCAAAGGACTACAGGTCAATATTCTGGAAGATCAGACCGGTATTGAACTGTATGCCCGTTTCCGAAAAGAAAAACCGGCGCAGGATCTGGAAGACTGGAAAGGGCTGAGTGCTGTCCGTCAGGAAGATGCTTGCTAA
- a CDS encoding VOC family protein, protein MVSNILLGTNDIARSEAFYDALLALFDATKTMKTKRSVLWQTKNDSVGIAVCLPHDGEMATNGNGTMVGLKANSTDMVKKVYLTALELGGTDEGEPGERKPGVFAAYFRDPDNNKFGVFCVQK, encoded by the coding sequence ATGGTGAGCAATATCCTTTTAGGGACCAATGATATCGCGAGGTCTGAAGCCTTTTACGATGCACTGCTGGCGTTATTTGATGCCACAAAGACGATGAAAACGAAACGCTCCGTTTTATGGCAGACGAAAAACGACAGCGTCGGTATTGCTGTTTGCCTTCCTCACGATGGTGAAATGGCCACAAACGGCAATGGCACCATGGTTGGGCTGAAAGCCAATTCGACAGACATGGTCAAAAAGGTTTACCTGACTGCACTCGAACTGGGTGGCACAGATGAAGGTGAACCCGGTGAACGGAAACCAGGCGTGTTTGCCGCGTATTTCAGAGATCCCGACAATAATAAATTCGGAGTGTTTTGCGTACAGAAGTAA
- a CDS encoding lysozyme inhibitor LprI family protein, with protein sequence MKKSLLLLSLLATSVQAASFNCELAATPTEKMICANPSLSTMDEVIHQLYTSALKTQGNDTLKTEQRSWLKFRDNTCDDRAGCETVFQDRINRLLIKVSQENIAHLSQGMALPDESALDQTSADAAKNIAAEVYQPWLRKEVNHAKNPTVPIATSVNHEIYIYYKYYNDSKGGYELRENKPLTHEDRFIASNVSGDIYVKNDLLYFYTNFSDDMVMEHSHVIGAYEEPQVGKYIALKDYYELSFRTNQESSSSALSEDQKKLALLTNDLLPSKEITKYSYDSKVEALFQKAKSFAESHPFTEKNNIAVFDSETNRIKLMPNIMKNKSTLEWTIYNMVWSEDNQSIYFDNYAMQKACIWKYDVHGDVVHKIVPEHEAINPFPFTYQGQEFIVYILSGYNPGNRLMIAMKP encoded by the coding sequence ATGAAGAAATCATTGCTTTTACTTTCCTTATTGGCAACATCTGTTCAGGCGGCCAGCTTCAATTGTGAGCTGGCCGCAACACCAACTGAAAAAATGATTTGTGCAAATCCGTCGTTAAGTACCATGGATGAAGTCATTCATCAGCTCTACACAAGCGCACTCAAAACACAGGGGAACGATACCCTGAAAACTGAGCAACGCTCCTGGCTCAAGTTCAGGGACAACACTTGTGACGATCGAGCTGGATGTGAAACCGTATTTCAAGACCGGATCAACCGTCTGCTCATCAAAGTGTCCCAGGAAAATATCGCTCACCTGAGCCAGGGTATGGCGCTGCCTGATGAAAGTGCTCTTGATCAAACATCAGCGGACGCGGCAAAGAATATTGCGGCAGAAGTGTATCAACCCTGGTTGAGAAAAGAAGTGAATCATGCAAAAAATCCAACCGTTCCGATTGCAACTTCTGTCAATCATGAAATCTATATCTATTATAAATATTACAATGATTCCAAGGGGGGCTATGAACTTCGGGAAAACAAGCCTTTAACTCATGAAGATAGGTTTATCGCTTCAAATGTTAGTGGTGATATCTACGTCAAAAATGATCTGTTATATTTCTACACTAACTTTTCCGATGACATGGTAATGGAACATAGTCATGTGATTGGTGCTTACGAAGAGCCTCAAGTAGGCAAATATATTGCTTTAAAAGACTATTACGAATTGTCATTCAGGACAAATCAGGAATCCTCGTCGAGTGCACTTTCAGAAGACCAGAAAAAGCTAGCCTTACTCACAAATGACCTCTTGCCATCAAAAGAAATAACTAAATATTCTTATGACTCAAAAGTAGAAGCACTATTCCAAAAAGCAAAATCATTCGCTGAGAGCCACCCGTTTACAGAGAAAAATAATATCGCAGTTTTTGATAGTGAAACGAATCGTATCAAGCTCATGCCTAATATCATGAAAAATAAATCCACTCTTGAATGGACGATTTATAACATGGTCTGGAGTGAAGATAATCAATCCATTTATTTTGACAATTACGCCATGCAAAAAGCCTGTATCTGGAAATACGACGTTCATGGGGATGTGGTTCATAAAATTGTTCCCGAACATGAAGCAATTAACCCTTTCCCTTTCACCTATCAAGGCCAAGAGTTCATCGTTTATATTTTGTCCGGCTACAACCCGGGTAATCGATTAATGATTGCGATGAAGCCTTAA
- a CDS encoding glutathione S-transferase family protein has product MAVYQLFYYPGNASWAPHMLLEEIGTAFELILVDRKSEQQKSPEYLKLNPTGRIPTLADHDQIIVESAAICLHLCDKHPKSKLMPDIGDPDRARFYQWLFYLTTTLQAELMLYFYPDKHTLLQDTAAAIASAQEARITDMFAYLDDSLKGRDFLIGDRISVCDFFLFMLSHWASEFARPPLSFEHLGRYLKALAQRPAIRKACETEGTSLTAYQ; this is encoded by the coding sequence ATGGCCGTGTATCAACTGTTTTATTACCCTGGAAATGCCAGCTGGGCACCGCACATGCTGCTTGAAGAAATCGGCACAGCGTTTGAGCTGATTCTGGTCGACCGAAAATCTGAACAGCAAAAATCGCCCGAATACCTGAAGCTGAATCCGACCGGTCGTATTCCGACCCTGGCGGATCATGACCAAATCATTGTTGAAAGTGCGGCAATTTGCTTGCATCTGTGCGATAAACACCCGAAAAGCAAGCTGATGCCCGACATCGGTGACCCGGACAGAGCCCGCTTTTATCAATGGCTGTTTTACCTGACAACCACCCTTCAGGCGGAGCTGATGCTGTATTTTTACCCGGACAAGCACACCTTACTGCAGGATACAGCCGCAGCGATTGCCAGCGCGCAGGAAGCCCGGATCACAGACATGTTCGCGTATCTCGATGATTCCCTGAAAGGCAGGGATTTTCTGATTGGCGACCGGATCAGTGTCTGCGATTTTTTCCTGTTTATGTTGTCGCACTGGGCCAGCGAATTTGCCCGGCCCCCCCTCTCCTTTGAACATTTAGGTAGATATTTAAAAGCGCTGGCGCAACGACCGGCAATCCGGAAGGCGTGTGAGACGGAAGGCACCTCTTTAACGGCATACCAGTAA
- a CDS encoding GlxA family transcriptional regulator, whose amino-acid sequence MALPTVAVIAFHQFSPFHFSVPCIIFDDILPDMKLFNLRICAGESGPLRSSHGLTVEPPFGLEGLKDADIIVVPFWRKTKALPDEALLNALRDAHDRGAQIVGLCLGTYVLAYAGLLDNRRASTHWEFEQDFTERFPNITLDTNSLYVEDGNIVTSAGTAAGLDCCLYLLRQRYGSAIANKVARRMVIPPHRDGGQAQFIERPVPATTQDARMNSLLEFLRSHLHQQHDLDSLADRVMMTRRTFTRQFHKATGISVGEWLLSERLQRSQELLETTTLPIDSVASQAGFASATSLRDHFKRKFSVTPSEWRRSFQIASV is encoded by the coding sequence ATGGCATTACCCACGGTTGCAGTGATTGCATTTCATCAGTTCAGTCCGTTTCATTTTTCCGTACCCTGCATCATCTTTGATGACATTCTGCCGGACATGAAGCTGTTCAACCTGCGGATCTGCGCCGGAGAAAGCGGCCCCCTTCGTTCCAGCCACGGTCTGACGGTTGAACCGCCGTTTGGCCTGGAGGGCCTGAAAGACGCCGACATCATTGTGGTCCCGTTCTGGCGAAAAACCAAAGCCCTGCCCGACGAAGCCTTGCTCAATGCCCTGCGTGATGCCCATGATCGCGGCGCGCAAATTGTCGGCCTGTGTCTTGGAACCTATGTGCTGGCCTATGCAGGCTTATTGGATAACCGCCGCGCCTCAACACACTGGGAATTTGAACAGGATTTCACAGAGCGCTTCCCCAACATCACGCTGGATACCAATTCCCTCTACGTCGAAGACGGCAATATTGTGACCTCAGCCGGTACCGCTGCCGGGCTGGACTGTTGCCTGTATCTGCTGCGACAGCGTTATGGCAGCGCCATTGCCAATAAGGTCGCCCGCCGCATGGTGATTCCGCCCCATCGTGACGGCGGACAGGCACAGTTCATTGAACGCCCGGTACCCGCCACGACGCAGGATGCCCGGATGAACAGCCTGCTTGAATTTCTGCGCAGCCACCTGCACCAGCAACATGATCTCGACAGCCTGGCCGACCGCGTGATGATGACGCGCCGGACGTTTACCCGGCAGTTCCATAAAGCCACCGGAATTTCTGTGGGCGAATGGCTGTTATCGGAACGGCTTCAGCGTTCTCAGGAACTGCTTGAGACAACCACCCTGCCCATTGATTCGGTTGCCAGTCAGGCTGGTTTTGCCTCGGCCACCTCGCTGCGGGATCATTTCAAACGCAAGTTCAGCGTCACACCGAGTGAATGGCGCCGGTCATTCCAAATCGCATCTGTTTGA
- a CDS encoding AraC family transcriptional regulator codes for MSRRKQAVTYGQVSEIEGLDYLNASYIEQTFSRHAHEGYCVGVISEGTQGFYHNGAEHLAPQNTIILVNADEIHTGYAATDHGWSYRALYPLPQLFEQISQDLGKPEYGAPYFRQSVVRDDQLAAHFRQLFDTLDHSTDPLYRETLIYTALTQLVVRQGCSRMAVKPARGSDKSLSMVKEFLDEYSNWQITLTELAALACMTPYSLVRAFKRKFGLPPHAYQIQARLRLARRLLKQGRSIQDAAIEAGFHDQSHFHRHFKSAMGITPGRYMKHV; via the coding sequence ATGTCAAGAAGAAAGCAAGCAGTCACTTATGGTCAGGTTAGTGAAATTGAAGGGCTGGACTACCTCAATGCCAGTTACATTGAGCAGACATTTTCCCGCCATGCCCATGAGGGATATTGCGTCGGTGTGATCAGTGAAGGCACGCAGGGTTTTTATCACAATGGTGCAGAGCATCTGGCGCCGCAAAATACCATCATTCTGGTCAATGCAGATGAAATTCACACCGGCTATGCAGCCACAGATCATGGCTGGAGTTACCGGGCCTTGTATCCGCTGCCCCAGCTCTTTGAGCAAATCAGTCAGGATTTAGGCAAACCCGAATACGGCGCCCCTTATTTCCGTCAGTCGGTCGTCAGAGACGACCAGCTCGCCGCTCATTTTCGGCAGCTGTTTGATACCCTGGATCATTCCACCGATCCGCTGTACAGAGAAACACTGATCTATACAGCACTGACTCAGCTTGTCGTCCGTCAGGGATGCTCCCGCATGGCGGTCAAACCCGCCAGAGGTTCAGATAAATCATTGTCGATGGTGAAAGAATTTCTGGATGAATATTCAAACTGGCAAATAACACTCACGGAACTGGCTGCGCTGGCCTGTATGACTCCGTATAGTCTGGTGCGTGCTTTTAAACGTAAATTTGGTCTGCCGCCCCATGCTTATCAAATACAGGCAAGGCTGAGGCTGGCAAGACGACTGTTAAAACAGGGACGCTCCATTCAAGATGCAGCCATTGAAGCTGGTTTTCACGATCAAAGTCATTTCCACCGTCATTTCAAAAGTGCAATGGGTATCACACCCGGCAGATACATGAAACATGTATAA